In the Oscillospiraceae bacterium genome, CAAGCAGTTGGCCGCCCTCGCCAGGCTTAGCGCCCTGGGCCATCTTGATCTGAATTTCGCTGGCGGAGACCAGATACTTGCTGGTCACGCCGAAGCGGGCGGAGGCCACCTGCTTGATGGCGGAGTTGCGCTCGGTGCCAAAACGGTCCTCGGCTTCGCCGCCCTCGCCGGTGTTGGACTTGCCGCCCAGGCGGTTCATTGCAATGGCCATGCACTCGTGGGTTTCCTCGGACAACGCGCCGTAGCTCATGGCAGCGGTCTTGAAGCGCTTCACGATGGAGTCCACACTCTCCACTTCGTCCAGCGGCACGCCGACCTCGGGGTAGTTGAAGTCCAGCAGGCTGCGCAGGTGCATGGCATCGCCGTTCTCGTTGGCGGCGGCAGCGGTGTACTGCTTAAAGGTGTCATAATTGCCGGTCCAGCAGGCCTGTTGCAGCAGGTGGATGGTCTGCGGGTTGTACAGGTGCTGCTCGGCAGCGGGGCCGCTGCGGAACTTGTGGGCGCCCAGGCTGGGCAGCTCACGGTTGATGTCCAGGCCCAGGGGGTCAAAGGCTTCCTGATGGCGGGCTTCCAGGTCGTTCTGAATATCGTGGATGGTGATGCCGCCCACGCGGGAAACAGTATTGGTAAAGTACTTGTCGACTACTTCCTGGCTCAGGCCCAGCGCCTCAAAGATCTGGCTGCCTGCGTAGGACTGGATGGTGGAGATGCCCATCTTAGAGGCAATCTTTATGATGCCCGCCAGCACGGCTTTGTTGTAATCTTCGACGGCAGCGTAGTAGTCCTTGTCCAGCAGCCCCTCACTGATGAGGCTGCCGATGGTCTCTTGTGCCAGATAGGGGTTGATTGCCGAAGCGCCGTAGCCCAGCAGGGTGGCAAAGTCGTGTACGAGGCGCGGCTCGCCGCTTTCCAGGATCAGCGCCATAGAGGTGCGCTTGCGGGTGCGCACCAGATACTTGCTGACAGCGCCCACCGCCAGCAGGCTGGGGATGGCGACGTGGTACTCGTCAATATCGCGGTCGGACAAAATCAGTATGTTGGTACCGTCGCGGTAGGCGCGGTCGACATCCACAAACAGGCGGTCGATGGCCTTCTCCAGATCGGTATTTTTGTAGTAGCAGATGGAGAGAGTCTCGACCTTGAAGCCGGGCACGTCCATGGCTTTGATCTTCAAAAGGTCGGTATCGGTCAGGATGGGGTTCTCGATTTTAAGCACCTTGCAGTTCTCGGCATTCTCCTCCAGCAGGTTGCCCTGGGCACCGACATAGACGGTGGTGGAGGTGACGACCTTCTCGCGCAGGGCGTCGATGGGAGGGTTGGTAACCTGGGCAAACATCTGCTTGAAGTACTCAAACAGCAGGGGATGGGTGTGGCTCAGCACGGCCAGCGGGGTGTCGCTGCCCATGGCACCGGCAGGCTCACCGCCGTTTTTGGCCATCGGCAGGATGATAGAGGACACATCCTCGTACCGATAGCCGAAGGCCTTTTGCAGCTGCACCAGTTCCTCTTTGGTATAGTCAGGCACCTTCTTGTTGGGGACCTTCAGATCGCGCAGGTTGACCAGGTTGCGGTCCAGCCACTCGCCGTAGGGCTGACGGCTGGCGTAGTCGGCTTTCAGCTTATCGTCGTCCACCAGTTCGCCCTTGACGGTATCCACCAGCAGCATCTTGCCGGGACGCAGGCGGTCCTTGCGGACAACATCCTCGGCCGGGATGTCCAGCACGCCTACCTCACTGGAAAGGATCAGACGGCCGTCTTTGGTGATATAGTAGCGGCTGGGGCGCAGACCGTTGCGGTCCAGCACCGCGCCCATCACGTCGCCATCGCTGAACAGGATACTGGCAGGGCCGTCCCACGGCTCCAGCATTGTGGCATAATACTGGTAGAAGTCCCGCTTCTTCGGGTCCATGGACTTGTTGTTGCTCCACGGCTCGGGGATAGTTACCATTACGGCCAGGGGCAGGTCCATACCGTTCATGACCATGAACTCCAGCGTGTTATCCAGCTGGGCCGAGTCGGAACCGCCCTGGTTGACGATGGGCAGTACCTTGGTCATGTCATTTTTCAGATAGTTGGAGCCAATGGTCTCCTCACGGGCCAGCATGGTATCCACGTTGCCGCGGATGGTATTGATCTCGCCGTTATGCAGGATAAAACGGTTGGGGTGGGCACGATTCCAACTGGGGGCCGTGTTGGTGGAGAAGCGGCTGTGCACCATGCCGATGGCGGACTTGTAATCCGGGTCCTGCAGATCAAGATAGAACAGGCGCAGCTCCTTGACCAGGAACATGCCCTTATATACAATGGTACGGCTGGAAAGGCTGCACACGTAGGTATCCGGGCTGGACTGCTCAAACACGCGGCGCACCACATACAGGCGGCGGTCAAAGGCGATGCCGGCCTCCAGACGGGACGGCTTTCCAACAAAGCCTTGCCAGATGCTGGGCATGCAGGCGCGGGCCTTGTGGCCCAGCACCTCGGGGTCGGTAGGCACTTCGCGCCAGCCTAAAAAGGGCAGGCCCTCTTTCTTGCATACGATCTCAAACAGTTTTTTGGCCTGGTTGCGGCGCAGTTCCTCCTGCGGGAAGAAGAACATGCCTACGCCGTATTCCCAATCGCTACCTAAGGTGATGCCCAGCTCAGCGGCGGCCTTCTGGAAAAATGTATCACTGATCTGCGTCAGGATGCCGACACCGTCACCGGTCTTGCCCTCGGCATCCTTACCGGCGCGGTGTTCCAGATGCTCTACGATCTGCAGCGCATCATCAATGGTTTTGTGGCTTTTGCGCCCCTTAATATCTACGACCGCACCAATGCCGCAGTTATCATGCTCAAAGCGCGGGTCATACAACCCGGCCGGGGCCTTACGCTCGGTAAAGTTCTCCATTTCCTTTATACGCTCCTTCCCAGTTGCGTTTTTTGCCTCTGCGCACACAGGTTATGCGGCAAAAAACGGGGTAAACAAAAAGGCATCCCCGGCAGGGCACACTAGCCCCGGCGGGAACGCCTTTGTTCTTGCTGCAACTATACCATAGTATAGGTCGGTTTACAACCTACAATCCGAAGAATCTTATAAAATCAAGTTTCAAACTTGATTTATTTCAAAAATAGAGGGTTTAACTTAAGAATGTTAAGCGCCGGCCTTGTCGAGACTCTGTAGACGACCGGCACAGCCTTACGCCGACTTCTCCCCGTTCTGCTTCTTCAGCTCCTCCAGGATGCTGGCCAGCAGCTCTTCCTGGGTGGGGGCAGCCGGTGCCTCCGGTTCGGCAGGCGCTTCTTCCTTCTTGCCCATGTCCATCAGCTTGTTCATGCCTTTCACGATCAGGAACAGCACAAATGCCATGATCAGGAAATTGATGACGGCGGTAATAAAGGCACCATACTTGAATACCAGCTTGCCATCACCGAAGACGTCCCACATCATTGCATCAAAGTTCACCTTGCCCAAAATGCCCAGGATGGGGCTGATGAGGTTGTCGGTCAGAGAAGTGACCAGCGTAGAGAACGCACCGCCGATGATAACACCGATGGCCATGTCCATCATGTTGCCCTTCAGGGCAAAGGCTTTAAATTCTTCCCAAAACTTTTTCATAACAAAACCTCCGTATCATTGTACCTGGGCAGCAGGGACTGGTTTTACTTCAGCAGTTTGGCCACGGCCTGGGCAGCGCCGTCCAGATAATCGCCAGCGTACATCTCGATCATACCGGCGTCAGCCTCCTTGGCCAGCTCGGGGTCAATGGGCATCTTGGCCAGCACGGGCACCTTGTACTTGGCGCCGATCTCATCCACATGGCTGTCACCGAACACATTGATATGCTTGCCGCAGTCAGGGCACAGGGCATAGCTCATGTTCTCGACCAGTCCCAGGATGGGCACGTTCATCATCTGGGCCATCTGCACGGCCTTGCCTACAATCATGCCCACCAGCTCCTGCGGGCTGGAGACGATAACGATACCGTCCACCGGCAGCGTCTGGAACACGGTCAGCGGCACATCGCCAGTTCCCGGGGGCATATCCACAAACAGGAAGTCTACATCCCACACGACTTCCTGCCAGAACTGCTTAACAGCACCGGCAATCACGGGGCCGCGCCATACCACAGGGGCCTCGGGGTCATCCAGCAGCAGGTTGATGCTCATGATCTCAACACCGGTGCGGCTGCAGACAGGATTGATGCTCTCGCCGTCTCCGGTGGCAGGGCCCTTCACGCCAAACAGGCGGGGGATGGAGGGGCCGGTAATATCAGCATCCAGCACGCCGGCTTTATAGCCCAGGCGGCGCATCGAAACAGCCAGCATGGCGCTGGTCATGCTTTTGCCAACACCGCCCTTGCCGGAAACGACGCCGATGACCTTGCAGATGCGGCTTTTCGGGTGCGGCGCCTCATGTTCGGGGGCACGGTGATCGCAGTTTGCCTTGCAGCTGCTGCAATCATGGGTACATTCTTCACTCATAGTAGTTTTTGCTCCTTTAAATTTCGGCAACGCCGTCCATCTGCCAGCCCGCAGGCCGAAAAAACAGGCAGCATTGCCTATGCTCTCATAACAGTATAACAAATCAGACAGCAGAACGCAAGGTACTATCTGTTTTGTAAGTAGTCAAATTGCATACCGGCCACCCGTGCCGCATAGTGGTGTAGGGGGCTTCTGCCCCCGGTTGGGAGGGGGATGCCATGGCACGGCGCAAGACCTATCTGCAAAACGCCGCCCTGCTCACCGCCTGCGGGCTGGTGCTGCGGGTGCTGGGCATGGGTTTCCGGGTGGTGCTGTCGTCCTACCTGGGCGGCGAGGGCATGGGCCTGTACCAGCTGATTTTAGCGGTGTACATGGTATTCGTCTCGCTGGCCACGGCGGGTATCAATGTAGCCTCGGCCCGGCTGGCGGCACAAAGCCTGGCCCGGGGGCGGGGCATGGCGGCTACCCTGCGGGGGCTTTGCGGTACAGCCCTGCTGTTTGGCTGCTGCGCCATGCTGCTGCAAGTGCTGCTGGCCGAGCCTGCCGCCCGGTATCTCCTCCACGATACCCGCGCCATTTTGTCTTTGCAGATTTTAGCCCCCAGCCTGCCCTTTATGGCGGCGGCCGGGGCGGTGCGCGGCTGCTTTTTGGCGGCACGCCGGGTACACCCGAATGTCATTGCTCAGCTGATCGAACAGATCATCCGCATGGCAATCGCCATCGCCGCACTGCGTGTGCTGGCCCAATGGGGTGCAGGCTACGGCTGTGCCGCCGTAGTACTGGGCAGCACGGTCAGCGAGGGCATCTCCTGCGCCCTCATGTTCGCCTTTGCCGCCAAAACGCCGGAGTTTGCCCGCCGCGCCGATGAGCCTCTGCAGCCCTACACCCAAAAGGAGCTGTACGCCATCGTCCTGCCGGTGGAGGGCAGTCGCCTGCTGGCCAGCGGTCTGCAGGCCGTCGAGAGCAGCCTGATTCCCTACACGTTAGCGCTCTACACCGGCAGCCGGGCCGACGCCATGGCCCAGTACGGCAGTCTGAAAGGCATGGCGCTGCCGCTGCTGTTCTTCCCATTCTCGGTACTTTCGGCCTTGTCCGGGCTGTTGATGCCGGAGATCACCCGCGCCCACACCAAAGGCGACACCGACGCCACCCGCCGGCTGGTGTTTACGATGCTCAAGGTCACCGGTGCCTTCTCGCTGGCGGCGGGGACCGGGTTCGTGCTGTTCGGTGCGCCCCTTGCCGGCTTTATCTATCGCGACGTCGAGGTAGGGGAGTATGTGCGCATTTTAGGCTTTGTCGCGCCGTTCATGTATTTGGAAAGCATGGTGGACGGCGTGCTGAAAGGGTTAGGGGAACAGCTGGCCACATTCTACTATTCGCTGGCGGATTCCATCTTCCGTATCGCCGCCATCTGGCTGCTGCTGCCGCGCTACGGCATGGCGGCATTCCTCGGCATCATGATTACCTCCAACCTGTTCACCTTCACGTTAAACCTGACCCGCATGCTGCACTGCATACAAAAACCGCCCCCTAAAAAGGAGGCGGCTTGAACTTATATTATAATGTCTGACCGCTGACTAATCCATTCCATAGGCGGTAATAAATGCCCTTCTTCGCCAGCAATTCCTCGTGGCTGCCTTCTTCCTCAATGCCATCCTTGCCCAAAACCAGAATACGGTCTGCATTTTTAATAGTCGTCAGGCGGTGGGCAATGGTCAGTGTCGTGCGGCCTTTGGCTAACTTGTCAAGGCTTTGGCCAACGAGGATCTCACTTTCGTTGTCCAGTGCGCTGGTGGCTTCATCCAGCAGTAAGATCGGTGGGTTCTTCAAGAACACCCGCGCAATGGCCAACCGCTGTTTCTGCCCGCCGGAAAGTTTCACACCGCGCTCGCCCACATAGGTGTCATAGCCGTTTTTCAGCGCACGCACAAAGCCGTCAGCCCCAGCCAGGCGGGCGGCTTCTTCAATTTCAGCGCGGGTCGCGCCGGGGCGGCCGTAGGCGATATTCTCCGCCACCGTGCCGCTGAACAGATACACATCCTGCTGCACCACACCAATGGCTTGCCGCAGGCTGTGCAGCTGCACAGCCCGCACATCCTGCCCGTCCACCAGCACCGCGCCGCCGGTCACATCGTAAAAGCGCGGGATCAGGTTGCACAGTGTGGTCTTACCGCCGCCGCTGGGGCCAACCAGCGCCAGGCTCTCGCCCGGACGGATAGTCAGGTTGACGTGGTGCAGCACCTGGTTGTGGTCGTCGGGATACTCAAAGCTGACATCCTTAAACTCAATGCCGCCCTGCTTCACTTCCAGCGGTTTGGCATCGGGCTTATCGGCAATGGCAATGGGCGTATCCATAATTTCCGCAAAGCGCTCGATGCCGGTCATGCCGCGCTGGAACTGCTCGGCAAACTCGACGATGCGTCGAATGGTAGCAATCAACGTGGACACATACAGCACATAGGCCACCAGGTCTCCGGCACTGATGGCCCCGTACACCAGCGAAAGGCCGCCCGCCAGGATCACCACAAAGTACATCAGGCCGTCAAACATCCGGGTGGAAGTATTGAACGCCGCCATGGCATGATAGCCCAGCGTTTTGATCTTTTCAAATTCACGGTTGCCCTGCTCGAACTTTTCCCGCTCCAGGTCCTCGGCCGCAAAGGCTTTGACCACGCGCTGGCCCAGCAGGCTGTCCTCAATCGTCGCATTCAGCTCTCCGATCTGGAACCGCTGCTGGCGGAACCGCTCCCGCAGTTTGTGGTTGAGTTTGACCGACACAACGCCCATCAGCGGCACGCAGGCAAACACGATGAGCGTCAGCGGAATACTGGCCTGGCACAAAATCACAAAGGATGCTACGATCTTGATGCCCGCAATAAAGAACTCCTCGGGGCAGTGGTGGGCGAACTCGGTCACGTCAAACAGATCGTTGGTGATGCGGCCCATGATCTGGCCGACTTTGGTATTATTATAATAGGTATGGTCCAGCCGCAGCAGATGGTCAAAGGCGTCGCGGCGCATGTCGGTCTCGATATGCACACCCATGATATGCCCGATGCCGGACATAAAGTAGCTGGCCGCGCCGTCGATGATGCGCAGTACAAAGTACAGTGCCGCCATCCGCAGCACGGTATCCACCGTCAGCGCGGCGGCCGAGACCGTGTTGGTCAGCGTGCGCATGATGGTAGGCAGGGCAATATCGCACAGCGTTGTCAGCGCCGCGCAAAACAAATCAAAAAACAGTACACCCTTGTACTTAATAAGGTAGGGCAGAAACCGGCGCATCAACGCGCCGTTGCCGGTCTTGTGGGGCTTGGTAGACATGGTTACCTCTTTCTCTTTTCTTCTTTTGCTTTGGCAGGGAACAGCAAAACCGCCCCGCAGGGCGGCTTGCTGGTATCATGCAGCACTTATTCAAACGTTTCCGATTCCTCAGTATACGAGGTGGAAGATTCCTCGCCCGAAGAATCACCTGGATTTACTGTGGAACTCGAAGAATTGGAATCCGGGGGCGGCGTAGGCGTAGGCTGCAGCTTCGGCAATACCTCATCGTACCATTCACCGCATCCGGCATTGGTGCACTCATAATGAATCCAACCGTCCTGCTCATACGTAGGCGCATGCCGTTCCGTTTCTTTCCAGTTATGCCCGGTAGCAGGCACGCTCTCGGTGTACTCATCGCCGCAGCTGCACTGGTAGGTGCGCTTGCCCTCGCTGATGCAGGTGGCCATTGTCTCGCTGACCAACTGGTAGTTGTGCATGTGCACAATCTGCTCTTTCTTCTGCTCGCCGCAGCGCTTGCAGGTGTACACAATGGCATCGCTGTAGGTAGTGCCCTCGTCCCAGTCATGACCCAGGGCGTAAGTCGTTTCCTCAATGATCTCACCGCAGATGGTGCACTTGTACTGGCAGGTGCCGTCAGTCAGGCAGGTGGCGGCCACTTTGGTGCCCTCGATCTCCACGTAGTTGTGCTCGTGTTCGTCGGCGGTAAAGTGGGCCGTCAGCACCACACCGCCCGCGTTGGCGTCGCTGGGCATCGTAAAGCTGAGGGTCTCGCTGCTGTAGCTGGCCCCGGTGCTGGAAGTCCATCCCGCAAATACAAAGCCGTCGTCAGGAACAGCCGTCACAGCCGAAGCCGTCGTACCTTTTTTGACCAGCTGGCTGGCCGAGCCGGAAATTTTGCCACCGTTGGTGGCCACAAATTCCAGCGGTACCTTGGCGCCGCGCACGGCGATGGGGTCCTGGGAAATCAGGTTTACCGGCGGGCCAACCGGGGTGGGAATGTTCCCCAGCGGCTGCGGGCGGCGGTCCTCCGTCACATAAGCGTGGGTGCGTACATAGGTGAAATATTCGGTCACAGCCGTCTTGGAAAGATGCACGCCGTCCGAAAGGGTATAATCTGTCTTGGCCCAGCCGGTGGCATCGTCCCGCAGTGCCTCGGCGCTGTTCAGGAACTTGTAGCCGTTTTCCTCGCACATCTGGATCAGCGCTGCGTTGTAGGCATCCACCTGGGTCATGGTCAGGTTGGTGTTTTCCCGTTGCTTGTCCAGCGGCGGGATGGCGCTGACGATGATGTCGCAGTAGGGCCAGGCCGTTTCAATGGCTTTCAGTCCCTTTAAATAAGTAGAGATAAACGATGTTGCATCGGTGGACGACCCGCCCAGATTGTTCGTGCCATAGCAGATGATGATGCGTTTGGGCTTCAGCATCGCCACGGCGTCCGGCACCGTGTACATGGTGGACGAGCCGCTGAACTGCTCGCACTTCAGCGTGGTGATGGCCCCTGCCCCCATGCTGACCACGCCGATGTTGTTGGCCAGCGTGGTAAAGGCCGTGCCGGTCTCATCAGCGTACATCAGGTAACGTGCGGTGTTGGAGTCACCGATAAAAAGCGTCTCATCGATATAACTGCGCCCGGCAGCCTCGGTCTTGGGCAGCACCGTGCCCACCGTCACCGAGGCTGGCAGCGCCTCCACCGGGTTTGGTGTGGCAGCGGTTTCGTCCGTTGCGGCGGATTCGGCTGTCTCCGCCGTAGCGGCAACGGTATCCACAGGTTTCTTGCAGCCCGTCAGAAGCATCGCCAGGGCCAGCACACCGGCCAACGCGGCAGTACACTTCATCACGACAACACCCCTTTATATAACTAAAATTCAGTACCTATCATACAGTATTTTGCGGTAACAAGCAAGAGATTTTCGAGCAACAGGTTGTAAAATCTGCAAAAAATGCACCCTTACCGGCAGTAGAAAAAGAAATGTCCCGCCAGTACCACCGGTGCGTTCACAACCGCACTGCCGCCTGCTATAATAAAGTCACAGGGCCCACAAATGATAAAGGAGCAAACAAGCTATGGAGATCAAACTTGCCGAATCCATCCGCACTTTCCGCAAAGAGCGCAGCCTGACCCAGGAGCAGTTGGCCGAAGTGCTGGGTGTCACCGTGGGTGCCGTCTACAAATGGGAAGCAGGCCTGTCCACGCCGGAACTGCCGCTGATCGTGGAAATGGCCGACTTTTTCGATACGTCCATCGATGTCCTGCTGGGCTACATCTTAAAGGACAACCGCATCGATGCCACCGCCCGGCGCCTGCGGCACTGCCAGCGCGTCAAGGACTTGAACGGTCTGGAAGAAGCCGAAAAGGCACTGAAAAAGTATCCCAATTCGTTTATCATCGTCTACCGCAGTGCCATGCTGTATCAGGCACTTGGACTGTACAAACGGGACAACGCCAAACTGCGCCGCGCCCTGGAACTGCTGGAAAAAGCCCGTCCGCTTCTGCACCAGAATACCAACCCCCGCATCAGCGAGCAAACGCTCTACGTTGCTATGGCGGAAATCAGCCAGGACTTGGAGGATGACGAACGCGCCCTGGAGCTTTTCCGGCAGCACAACACCGACGGCCTCTATAGCGACTGCATCGGCATGATTCTGGCCAAGGATGCCAAGCGCGCCCAGGAGGCCCTGCCGTACCTGTCCGAATCCCTGCTCATCCACGAGGCCGCGCTGGTGCGCACCGTGATGGGCTACCTGAATCTATTCCTGAACAGCCGCGACTATGCCCAGGCACAGGCGTTGCTTGCCTGGGCGCTGCCGATCTTCACCGCTATGCCCCGCCCGGAATGCACCAGCTTTATGGATAAGATCAACTCGGTCTTTTACCTGTTCCAGGCGCACGTCCTGCTCAAAACCGGCCAACCGGAGGAAGCCAGAACATCCGCCGAGGAAGCCCACCGCCTGGCCGTGCGGTTTGATGCCGCGCCCAGCTACGCCGCCGATACCATCCGCTTTGCCATGCCCGGCGAGGACTCCACCGTCAACGACGATCTGGGAGAGACCGCTGCCCAGGCCGCCCAGAACGCTCTGAAGCAGATGGATGACCCGCAGACGACCGCCCTCTGGCAGGAGTTGTGCGGTGCCCGCTGATACCATCACCCGCCAGCTGCGCGGGTCGTTTTACCGCGGCAACCGGCTGGCCTTTGTGCTGGCCGCTGCCGGGGCGTTGATAGGGGCCGTGTTCAACCTCATAATCTCCTGGCTGATGCAGCAGCTCATCGATACAGCCGCCGGTACGCCGGGGGCACTGCCTTTCCGCATCCTTGTCCGGGCCTGCGGCGGGTTCTTCCTTTTGCTTTTCTGCGGTTCGGCACTTGTCTACTGCGCAAAGACGCGCTTTCTGGCCACGGCTATGAAGCAGTACAAAAACTGCGCCGTGACCCAGCTGACGCAAAAAAGCGTGCCGGATTTCCAGCGCCGGCCCTCAGCCGCCTACCTCTCGGCCCTGACCAACGACGCCGCCACCATCGAGGCCGACTACCTGACCCAGCAGTTTACCCTCATCCAAAAGCTGTTCTGCTTCGCCGGGGCGCTGTCCCTGATGCTGACCTATTCGCTGCCTTTAACGCTGGTAGCCATTGTGTTGTCGATGCTGCCTTTTGCCGTGTCGATGGCGGCAGGGAACAGGCTCTCGGATGCCGCCTGCCGGGTCTCGGACCGTAACCGGGATTTTACGGCGTTTTTGTCGGATTACTTAAACGGCTTTCCCGTCATCCGCAGTTTCCGCGCTGAGGATGAGATCAATCAGCGCTTTGCCTCCGAGAATCACCGCTTAGAGCAGCAGAAATGCACCCGCCTGAAGCTGCAAACGCTGCTGGAGTCCGCCGGTTCTTTTACCGGCATCACGGCGCAGCTGGGCATCTTTCTGCTGGGTACCTGGCTAGCGCGTACCGGCCGGGGCGTCACGCCCGGCGTCGTCATCGCCTTTGTCAATTTGATGAACTTCATCATCGAGCCTATCGCCGCATTGCCCAGCCTGCTGGCCGCACGCAAGGCCGCGCTGGCCCTGGTGCAAAAGCTGGCCGACAGCCTGGCGGGGCAAACTGCGCAGCCGGGCGGCCAACCCTTGCCGCGGCTGATGCAGCAAATCGAATTGGCGCATGCCGGCTACCGCTACACACCAGGCAAGCCTGTGCTGCAGGACCTTTCCGCCACGCTGAAAGCAGGCAAAGCCTATGCGGTGGTCGGTGCCAGCGGCGGCGGAAAATCCACGCTGCTGCGCCTGCTGCACATCCCGGACGACAACACCAGCGGTCAGGTGCTTTTTGACGGCATCGACATCCGCCGCCTTACGCCCGAATCGCTGAACGGCCTTGTCTCCGTCGTCCAGCAGAACGTGTTTGTCTTTAACGCCTCCATCCGGGATAATATTACGATGTTCAGTGCTTTCCAGCAGGAGACCCTGGATGAGGTCATCCGCCGCGCCCACCTGGAAGAACTCGTAGCCCGGCGCGGCCTGGATGCCCTTTGCGGCGAAGGCGGGTGCGAGCTTTCCGGCGGCGAAAAGCAGCGCATTGCCATCGCCCGCGCGCTGCTCAAACAATCGTCCATCCTGCTGGCGGACGAAGCCACCGCTGCACTGGACGCTCAGACCGCCCACGAGATCACGCAGGACATCCTGTCCCTCACCGGCATCACCCGCGTGGTGGTGACCCACCGGCTGGAAGCCTCGCTGCTGGAATGTTACGATGAAATTTTTGTCCTAAAAGATGGCCGCATCGCCGAGACCGGCACCTTTGCCGAGCTGGTGCAGCACGGCGGCTATTTCAGTGCCATGTACAAGCTGGCGCATTGACAC is a window encoding:
- a CDS encoding SGNH/GDSL hydrolase family protein → MKCTAALAGVLALAMLLTGCKKPVDTVAATAETAESAATDETAATPNPVEALPASVTVGTVLPKTEAAGRSYIDETLFIGDSNTARYLMYADETGTAFTTLANNIGVVSMGAGAITTLKCEQFSGSSTMYTVPDAVAMLKPKRIIICYGTNNLGGSSTDATSFISTYLKGLKAIETAWPYCDIIVSAIPPLDKQRENTNLTMTQVDAYNAALIQMCEENGYKFLNSAEALRDDATGWAKTDYTLSDGVHLSKTAVTEYFTYVRTHAYVTEDRRPQPLGNIPTPVGPPVNLISQDPIAVRGAKVPLEFVATNGGKISGSASQLVKKGTTASAVTAVPDDGFVFAGWTSSTGASYSSETLSFTMPSDANAGGVVLTAHFTADEHEHNYVEIEGTKVAATCLTDGTCQYKCTICGEIIEETTYALGHDWDEGTTYSDAIVYTCKRCGEQKKEQIVHMHNYQLVSETMATCISEGKRTYQCSCGDEYTESVPATGHNWKETERHAPTYEQDGWIHYECTNAGCGEWYDEVLPKLQPTPTPPPDSNSSSSTVNPGDSSGEESSTSYTEESETFE
- a CDS encoding helix-turn-helix domain-containing protein; translation: MEIKLAESIRTFRKERSLTQEQLAEVLGVTVGAVYKWEAGLSTPELPLIVEMADFFDTSIDVLLGYILKDNRIDATARRLRHCQRVKDLNGLEEAEKALKKYPNSFIIVYRSAMLYQALGLYKRDNAKLRRALELLEKARPLLHQNTNPRISEQTLYVAMAEISQDLEDDERALELFRQHNTDGLYSDCIGMILAKDAKRAQEALPYLSESLLIHEAALVRTVMGYLNLFLNSRDYAQAQALLAWALPIFTAMPRPECTSFMDKINSVFYLFQAHVLLKTGQPEEARTSAEEAHRLAVRFDAAPSYAADTIRFAMPGEDSTVNDDLGETAAQAAQNALKQMDDPQTTALWQELCGAR
- a CDS encoding ABC transporter ATP-binding protein/permease: MPADTITRQLRGSFYRGNRLAFVLAAAGALIGAVFNLIISWLMQQLIDTAAGTPGALPFRILVRACGGFFLLLFCGSALVYCAKTRFLATAMKQYKNCAVTQLTQKSVPDFQRRPSAAYLSALTNDAATIEADYLTQQFTLIQKLFCFAGALSLMLTYSLPLTLVAIVLSMLPFAVSMAAGNRLSDAACRVSDRNRDFTAFLSDYLNGFPVIRSFRAEDEINQRFASENHRLEQQKCTRLKLQTLLESAGSFTGITAQLGIFLLGTWLARTGRGVTPGVVIAFVNLMNFIIEPIAALPSLLAARKAALALVQKLADSLAGQTAQPGGQPLPRLMQQIELAHAGYRYTPGKPVLQDLSATLKAGKAYAVVGASGGGKSTLLRLLHIPDDNTSGQVLFDGIDIRRLTPESLNGLVSVVQQNVFVFNASIRDNITMFSAFQQETLDEVIRRAHLEELVARRGLDALCGEGGCELSGGEKQRIAIARALLKQSSILLADEATAALDAQTAHEITQDILSLTGITRVVVTHRLEASLLECYDEIFVLKDGRIAETGTFAELVQHGGYFSAMYKLAH